In Candidatus Jettenia caeni, the DNA window ATCTCAATATCTGTTATTCTTAAGTCACGTATATTTCTATGGAGACTTTTGCTTATTTCCGCACAAAAGAAGCGTCTGAATTACTATTCAGTATAAATCTTTATCTTTTGGTATATTTTTTGATTGTAATAACTATCACAGATAGAACTAAATGCTCACTCATGGAGTTGAATTATTGGTTGAGTAATATTGTTTTAGAAATGGAGGATATATGGTACAACAAAATATCCTGATTATAGACCACAATCCATTTTCTTGTTGTACGGAAAACTGCAATCAGCTTACGGAATTAATTCAAAGTTCTCTTTTTCTTCAGCAATTTCGTTTTCAGACTACTACACTATTTCCACGTGAACCATCAACTTTTTCTCCTGATCTTATTATCTTTCGTCCCGCGAAAGAGACCTTTACTGAAGCTCTTTTTTCCATTAAGAAAAACTGGGGGAAAGCCCCTGTTGTATGCCTTTTCTGTAATGGATGGAATACGTCTCCTGAAATCTTCCAATCTTTCCACCAGGGTATGGATGACTTCCTATCATGTCCTTTCAGGGAAACTGATCTTCTCCTGCGCATTCAACGTCTTCTGCACCAAAGAAATAGTATACATACGTATGATTGCATGGGGAGAGGAAAAGAAATGCTGAATCGTGAATTATTAGTCGGTGAAAGTGAATCTTTCTTGCAGGAGATCAGAAAAATTCCCCTGTATGCTCATTCTGATACACCGGTCTTGATTTCTGGTGAGACGGGAACCGGAAAGGAACTCTTTGCCCGGGCGATCCATTACAACAGTCCACGCCGCGGGAAACCATTCATCCCCGTTAATTGTGGCGCCTTGCCGAACCACCTCTTCGAAAATGAGCTTTTTGGACATGTCAAGGGTGCGTTTACCGATGCCTCCTCAACAGAAAGAGGCCTTATTGCAGAAGCTGAGGGGGGAACCCTTTTCCTTGATGAGATTAATACCCTGAGCCCTTCTGCTCAAATAAAACTCCTGCGTTTTCTTCAGAACCGGGAATATCGCCCTTTAGGTTCTTCTAAGAATAGAGTTGCTGATGTCTCAGTCATTGCTGCCACGAATTCGGATTTAAAACAATGCGTTGAGGCTAAACGCTTCCGTGAGGACCTCTATTATCGTATCAATACCTTTTCCTTATCTTTGCCGCCTCTTCGTGAGAGAACAGACGATATTCCCCTTCTGGCTGCCCATTTTCTCATGAAGTATGCAATCCAGCATTCGCGGAACATTTCCCAAATCTCCTTCGGTGGATTGCAAAAACTGTTACAGTATCATTGGCCAGGAAATGTTCGTGAACTGGAAGGTGTAATTCTGCGTGCCGTAATTACATCATCTTCTCCGGAGCTTCAATCAACTGATATAGATCTCCCGATACATGATGAGCAGAAAAACATAGTACAATACAGTTCCTTTCAAGAAGCAAAATCCATTGCCATTAATGACTTTGAACGGACTTATTTAACTACTATCCTAACAGCGCATCAGGGAAACATCACCCGGGCAGCAAAAATTGCCGGAAAAGAGCGTCGCTCCTTTCAGAGGCTCCTCCAAAAACACAATCTCCATCGCGATACCTTCCAAAAAGCTGTGTAATCATCCCTGTAATTTACCATTGGGCCTATCTGGTTATGGAAAAGCACGCCAGTTTTGAATTTATATAATCTACGATAGTTCATCCTGTCATTCCCGAACGTCTTTATCGGGAATCCAGCCATCCAATGTCATTATGATGCAATGGTGGATTCACTTCGTGTGATCCACCAAAGGGATAAATTCTAAGCATGAATATGAACTTTACAGACAACCTCTTAGCATTTTACCATTCCCTTAATAAAAATGCTTAATAACATTGCCCTGTCACCTCAGAGACCGCTTATCTCTGATGATTCCGTCTCCTGGTAGCAAGCATTTCAAAAGAATCACTCCTCCGACATACCTTTTTCTCTCCTTTTCGAAGGTTTTTACCGGAAAGATTGTAGTTGCTCAAAATACTGCCGGATCGTAAGGGTGGTATGGATAAGGGCTGTCCAAAAAGGTAGTATCGTATCATTGCGAAGGAGGAGCTGAGAAAGATGTGTGAGTGGTTTAAAAAGGAGAGCTTGAAAAACCTTATCAAAGGGAAAATACAGGGGTTATTAATCCCCCTTCCGAAACGAAGGAAATAACCTCGTTATTTCCCACTTTCTCAATACTCATACATTAAATTTAGAATTGAGAAGATTGAGTATGCTATCTGCTGCATGCTCGGATGCGCCCGGCTTTGCAATTTCATGAATAAGTGAGGACAGATCACGAATACACGCTTCTCTCTTTTGAGTATTATGAAGGAGTTGAACTGCTTCATGTGCTAGCCACGTATAGTTCCCCCTGTACATAAGGAGTTCCGGAACGATCATCTTGTTAGCGAGCTTATTTACAAGCCCAATGTAGGGAGTAGTCAGAAATGGCTTGGCGATAAAATAGGCGAAAGGAGAAATTTTATAAACAATAAT includes these proteins:
- a CDS encoding transcriptional regulator translates to MVQQNILIIDHNPFSCCTENCNQLTELIQSSLFLQQFRFQTTTLFPREPSTFSPDLIIFRPAKETFTEALFSIKKNWGKAPVVCLFCNGWNTSPEIFQSFHQGMDDFLSCPFRETDLLLRIQRLLHQRNSIHTYDCMGRGKEMLNRELLVGESESFLQEIRKIPLYAHSDTPVLISGETGTGKELFARAIHYNSPRRGKPFIPVNCGALPNHLFENELFGHVKGAFTDASSTERGLIAEAEGGTLFLDEINTLSPSAQIKLLRFLQNREYRPLGSSKNRVADVSVIAATNSDLKQCVEAKRFREDLYYRINTFSLSLPPLRERTDDIPLLAAHFLMKYAIQHSRNISQISFGGLQKLLQYHWPGNVRELEGVILRAVITSSSPELQSTDIDLPIHDEQKNIVQYSSFQEAKSIAINDFERTYLTTILTAHQGNITRAAKIAGKERRSFQRLLQKHNLHRDTFQKAV